A stretch of the Pseudoalteromonas phenolica genome encodes the following:
- a CDS encoding cytochrome-c peroxidase — protein sequence MTLTRPFVVLLSVFFLNVAFAKEPISPIFALSKLNNEKVALGRALFFDERLSKNNKISCASCHQLTTNGADNKALSNGVEGQKTATRTPTVYNAVFNIRQTWSGARIDLFDQVDAPITNPKEHGTTWSEVIAKLSTDKELTAKFNRIYQSPISQQNIQHAIAEFEQSLVTTNAPFDRWLQGEQNAIDNQTKQGYQLFKRYGCISCHQGRNVGGNMFSKIGHFGNYFQDRGGEITEADLGRYMVTKKPYDKHVFKVPSLRLSSLQTHFFHDGSQDNLSDAIRVMAKYQLGRAIPEQDIQLIRAFLTSLVGQHPELTSPHEAE from the coding sequence ATGACTTTAACTCGCCCGTTTGTAGTTTTATTGTCAGTCTTCTTTCTCAATGTGGCATTTGCCAAAGAACCAATATCCCCTATTTTTGCTCTATCAAAATTAAATAATGAAAAAGTAGCATTAGGTAGAGCCCTTTTCTTTGACGAGCGTCTCTCCAAGAATAATAAGATTAGCTGTGCAAGCTGTCACCAGCTTACGACCAATGGCGCTGACAACAAAGCTCTGTCTAATGGTGTAGAGGGCCAGAAAACCGCAACTAGAACGCCCACTGTTTACAATGCAGTCTTTAACATACGACAAACTTGGAGTGGTGCCAGAATTGATTTATTTGATCAAGTCGATGCCCCTATTACGAACCCGAAGGAGCATGGCACAACTTGGTCAGAGGTAATCGCAAAATTGTCCACAGATAAAGAACTAACAGCAAAATTCAATCGAATTTACCAATCCCCAATCAGCCAACAAAACATTCAGCATGCCATTGCCGAGTTTGAGCAATCTTTAGTGACCACTAATGCCCCTTTTGATCGTTGGTTACAAGGCGAGCAAAACGCCATTGATAATCAAACAAAGCAAGGTTATCAACTGTTTAAGCGTTATGGCTGCATTAGCTGTCATCAAGGCAGAAATGTCGGTGGCAATATGTTTTCAAAAATAGGTCATTTTGGTAACTATTTTCAAGACCGTGGCGGCGAGATCACTGAAGCGGATTTAGGCCGTTATATGGTGACAAAAAAACCATATGATAAGCATGTCTTTAAGGTTCCTAGTCTCAGACTGAGCAGCTTGCAAACTCACTTCTTCCATGATGGCAGTCAAGACAATCTCAGTGATGCCATTCGAGTGATGGCCAAATACCAATTAGGTCGAGCTATTCCTGAACAAGATATTCAATTAATCCGCGCCTTTTTAACAAGCCTAGTCGGCCAACATCCAGAATTAACAAGTCCTCATGAAGCAGAGTAA
- a CDS encoding hybrid sensor histidine kinase/response regulator: MRLKARLTLVFFLSSLLPLLVVFVVVISHSSQQARRFSLDAAQAKSQNVAAVFEQYFVAKVAEVALMSQDPRVKSMDFASMRSYLIAEKFRQTHSFEKFIVGTLEGTFYNTEGGNPYQGLRRTFDDKSPSAKPKTIIKRDYWQATIGTNKTGSVVNYVSEPMISYTTGVRQIVIASTIFDENFNLVGLLGGAVPWQEVDRLVEQVQREVMHSFWSDAKFLLVSKSGIYMYHWEPDKVIQLKSENNKWVLNDIGEKISIRKKITQESDPQLQKIGLHMLAGYSGIREVYDPISEQQKHYFYSPIPSTGYAIAVVLPNEVIFAPVKALQMQLWGILCILSLALIFLSRWLSTRFYQPINSLINAATCISKGNYDFKVNIKGKDEIGQLSRAFMVMKDQVFLRNAELERRVDSRTKDLQNAIEQAQDALNVKSRFLANMSHEIRTPMNGILGTLNLLKLEGPLSGKQQEYLDIGIKSSEHLLEIINNILNIAKLEAGNEKVEYTVFSLKGSVEHVIKMLSPMVDKEYIQFKACWGEGAPDFIETDKTRLEQLLVNLIGNSIKFTESGHIFIHIDTGSRENVSELSICVEDTGIGIDSGDQQKVFEPFSQVDESHSRQFGGTGLGLSLCKQIVSLLGGNIKLESEPSKGTKITFTIPIRVAVLESIETPPEPLENSLPKLNGDILLVEDNPVNQIVIKALLEKVGLQVVLAQDGEVALDILKQRSFDLVLMDMQMPKLDGLEATKLIRQQPKWQNLPVIALTANTQKSDMESCFQAGMDDFIAKPVEIAKLCHILSRWLVHKRT, encoded by the coding sequence ATGAGATTAAAAGCTCGTTTGACCTTAGTATTCTTTTTATCTTCTTTACTGCCATTGTTGGTTGTATTTGTGGTGGTTATTTCCCATAGCAGTCAGCAAGCTCGACGATTTAGTCTAGATGCTGCGCAAGCTAAGTCTCAAAACGTGGCGGCTGTATTTGAGCAGTATTTTGTCGCTAAAGTGGCCGAAGTTGCATTGATGTCACAGGATCCACGAGTTAAATCTATGGACTTCGCATCGATGCGTTCTTATTTAATTGCTGAAAAGTTTCGCCAAACGCATTCGTTTGAAAAATTTATTGTGGGTACGCTTGAAGGTACCTTTTACAACACAGAAGGCGGGAACCCTTACCAAGGTTTACGTAGAACGTTTGATGACAAATCTCCATCTGCCAAGCCTAAAACCATCATTAAGAGAGACTATTGGCAAGCAACCATTGGCACCAATAAAACGGGAAGTGTCGTTAATTATGTATCAGAGCCTATGATTTCGTATACAACCGGCGTTAGGCAAATTGTGATAGCGAGTACTATTTTTGATGAAAATTTTAATTTGGTTGGCTTGTTAGGTGGAGCAGTGCCATGGCAAGAGGTAGACCGATTGGTAGAGCAAGTTCAAAGAGAGGTCATGCATTCTTTTTGGTCTGATGCGAAGTTTTTACTGGTTTCAAAAAGTGGTATTTATATGTATCACTGGGAGCCTGACAAAGTGATCCAGTTAAAGTCAGAAAATAACAAATGGGTACTTAATGATATTGGTGAGAAGATCAGTATTCGTAAAAAAATCACCCAAGAATCTGACCCTCAACTTCAGAAGATAGGGCTTCATATGCTTGCAGGCTACAGTGGCATTAGAGAGGTATATGATCCGATATCAGAACAACAAAAACACTACTTTTACTCGCCTATTCCTAGTACGGGATATGCCATTGCCGTGGTATTACCAAATGAAGTTATTTTTGCACCTGTTAAAGCACTGCAAATGCAGCTTTGGGGGATTTTATGTATTTTGAGTCTGGCACTTATTTTTCTTTCCCGGTGGTTATCAACTCGTTTTTATCAACCAATTAATTCACTTATCAATGCCGCTACGTGTATTTCAAAGGGGAACTATGATTTTAAAGTGAACATCAAAGGTAAGGACGAAATCGGGCAATTATCACGTGCTTTTATGGTAATGAAAGATCAAGTTTTTTTGCGTAATGCAGAGCTTGAGCGCAGAGTAGATAGTCGTACTAAAGATCTACAAAATGCGATTGAGCAAGCGCAAGATGCGCTGAATGTGAAATCTCGATTTTTGGCGAATATGAGTCACGAAATTCGCACTCCGATGAATGGGATCCTCGGTACGTTAAATTTATTGAAATTAGAGGGGCCTTTGTCTGGTAAACAACAGGAGTATTTAGATATTGGCATAAAATCGAGCGAACATTTACTCGAGATCATTAATAATATTCTTAACATAGCTAAGTTAGAAGCGGGAAATGAAAAGGTTGAGTATACGGTTTTTTCTCTTAAAGGCTCTGTAGAACATGTTATTAAGATGCTCTCGCCTATGGTTGACAAAGAGTATATTCAATTTAAGGCTTGTTGGGGTGAAGGAGCGCCTGATTTTATTGAGACAGATAAAACCCGTTTGGAGCAGTTATTAGTGAATTTAATAGGTAATAGCATAAAATTCACAGAGTCGGGTCATATCTTTATTCATATTGATACAGGCTCGCGAGAGAACGTGTCTGAATTATCTATTTGCGTTGAAGACACGGGTATTGGGATCGACAGCGGTGATCAGCAAAAAGTCTTTGAGCCGTTCTCACAAGTAGATGAGAGCCATTCTAGACAGTTTGGTGGGACAGGCCTTGGGCTTAGCCTTTGTAAACAAATCGTCAGCTTACTTGGAGGAAATATAAAGCTTGAATCTGAACCCTCTAAGGGAACGAAGATCACTTTTACTATCCCGATTCGCGTTGCTGTATTAGAATCAATAGAAACCCCGCCAGAGCCCTTGGAGAATAGCTTACCTAAGCTTAATGGCGATATTCTGCTCGTGGAAGACAACCCCGTTAACCAAATTGTTATCAAGGCATTACTAGAAAAAGTTGGATTACAAGTCGTACTCGCACAAGATGGTGAAGTTGCTTTGGATATCCTTAAACAACGGTCTTTTGATTTAGTATTAATGGATATGCAAATGCCCAAGCTTGACGGTCTTGAAGCAACGAAGCTCATTCGACAACAACCTAAATGGCAAAACTTACCAGTTATTGCGTTGACCGCGAATACACAAAAATCTGATATGGAAAGCTGTTTTCAAGCTGGCATGGATGATTTCATCGCTAAACCAGTCGAGATAGCCAAGTTGTGCCACATACTATCTCGCTGGTTAGTTCACAAAAGAACTTAA
- a CDS encoding arylesterase, with amino-acid sequence MLREFLKLAVFLAFLLISSTSFAKDKIMIIGDSLSAGYGLEQEQAWVYLLQNKYKQEQSDIEIINTAISGQTTDNAILKIDAWLQAHKPTHVLIELGGNDGIRGFPVKILHKNLTTLVEKSQAAGAEVAVMAIQIPPNLGPRYTKMFSDTYKKVTDSTDSYLMPYFMVEIATDKSLMMQDNLHPNAEAQPIIRDFMYREFNTWLKQN; translated from the coding sequence ATGTTACGAGAATTCCTTAAGTTAGCTGTATTTCTTGCATTTTTACTTATTTCTTCTACGAGTTTTGCAAAAGACAAGATCATGATCATTGGAGATAGCTTAAGCGCTGGCTACGGGCTTGAACAAGAGCAAGCATGGGTTTATTTGTTACAAAATAAATATAAGCAAGAACAAAGCGATATCGAAATCATCAACACAGCCATTAGCGGCCAAACAACCGATAATGCAATTTTAAAAATTGATGCGTGGTTACAAGCCCACAAACCCACCCATGTATTAATTGAGCTAGGCGGGAACGATGGTATTCGCGGCTTTCCCGTGAAAATTCTTCATAAGAACCTCACTACCCTCGTTGAAAAAAGCCAAGCAGCGGGTGCCGAAGTCGCGGTGATGGCCATTCAAATCCCACCTAATTTAGGCCCTCGTTACACCAAGATGTTTTCAGACACTTATAAGAAGGTCACTGATTCGACAGATAGCTATTTAATGCCGTATTTTATGGTTGAAATCGCAACAGATAAATCATTGATGATGCAGGATAACCTTCACCCGAATGCCGAGGCACAACCTATTATTCGTGATTTCATGTATCGAGAGTTTAATACTTGGTTAAAACAGAATTAA
- a CDS encoding ABC transporter ATP-binding protein, producing MSVLSQLNIINVEGLSKRVNTLEGELIILSDINFAVKPGESVAIVGASGSGKSTLLSLLAGLDVASSGDVHLDGEALSKLDEEQRARIRAEKVGFVFQSFMLVQSLTALENVMLPAELAGDHSAKEQAVELLKKVGLEHRLGHYPSQLSGGEQQRVAIARAFIGTPKILFADEPSANLDTKNGHIIENLLFDLNKQNGTTLILVTHDEQLAQQCDRIIHIEGGMLEQIREGVTANVG from the coding sequence ATGTCGGTACTTTCTCAGTTGAATATTATAAATGTCGAGGGACTCAGCAAACGCGTAAACACCCTTGAAGGTGAGCTTATTATCCTTAGTGATATCAATTTTGCTGTCAAGCCCGGTGAGTCAGTTGCGATTGTCGGCGCGTCGGGTTCAGGTAAGTCTACCTTACTCAGTTTGTTGGCCGGTCTTGATGTTGCCAGTAGCGGTGATGTGCATTTGGACGGTGAAGCATTAAGTAAGCTAGACGAGGAGCAAAGAGCGAGAATTCGCGCCGAAAAAGTCGGCTTTGTATTTCAATCTTTCATGCTAGTACAGAGCTTAACGGCGCTTGAGAATGTGATGTTACCCGCTGAGCTTGCAGGCGATCACAGTGCTAAAGAACAAGCCGTTGAATTACTTAAAAAAGTAGGATTAGAGCACCGTCTAGGCCATTACCCATCTCAGTTGTCTGGTGGTGAGCAACAGCGTGTCGCCATCGCAAGAGCCTTTATTGGCACCCCAAAAATTCTGTTTGCAGATGAGCCATCGGCTAATTTAGATACTAAGAACGGTCATATTATTGAAAACCTCTTGTTCGATTTAAACAAACAAAATGGCACTACACTTATTCTTGTCACCCATGATGAGCAATTGGCTCAGCAGTGTGATCGTATCATTCATATCGAAGGCGGTATGTTGGAACAAATTCGAGAAGGAGTGACTGCGAATGTGGGTTAA
- a CDS encoding ABC transporter permease, whose product MWVKLAFKLFSREFRRGELSIIFAAIALAVLTVFSLASVTERIGLNIEQKTADFIAADRRLSSNHEFEPIVQKTAEEFGLETAEMLFFDSMLFANDELVLGSVKAVSSAYPLKGQVELKDNLEGQSYPIRGAPEPGTLWLSEGLFYSMGLKVGDTVELGAGEFTVAKVLMSEPDAPLFSLAGNKRVLLNYVDIARTQAVQPGSRVFHRLLFAGSEQALTDYYAWLKPQLKPNQSWQGIKDRQSPLGENLARAERFLLLAGLFGIMLAAVAMAVSAKRYCERQYDPVAMMKTLGGSRATVRKIFLTHLTLVTLFSIVIGLVIGSMLQSVAADYLANFMDTTLPEAGLKPWLLAVFIGLVCALMFSLKPLLDLFDIPPLRVLRRNLGDSLALSKVHIGVSILTIFVLMWLFSGQIITTLVLFASTLLVIGVLFGISRLIFAAGRKLGLRPGSSWSLAIATLQKRANTNAVQLITFALAIKLMLFLVVLKNDMISDWQMQVPEDAPNMFLINIAEDEISPIKQYFDENQITHEAFFPVFNARVNAVNGEEFARRVSKQEGEEEDDNARQGVNREPNLTWLDEVPEGNEIVEGEWFSGSERLEVSVFDGWKERLDLKLGDEIEFLINEQKFTATVTSFRTVDWGTLKPNFVMILSPNFAGKIPVTYFSAAKLEAQHTKGISKLLQQYPTISMIDIKNRIQQAQSMISQVSLAIGFVLMIVLFSGALVLISQVQASLAERMQEVVILRTLGAKGSLIKLATLYEFLLLGAIAGVVAALVSDIALLVIQQQLFGVDGRLHPYIWVLGPLAGASFVAFIGYFMVAKTMRQNTQKLLRSLA is encoded by the coding sequence ATGTGGGTTAAATTAGCGTTTAAGTTATTCTCTCGAGAATTTCGACGCGGTGAACTGAGCATTATTTTTGCGGCGATTGCGCTTGCAGTGCTGACAGTATTTAGTTTGGCATCGGTGACGGAGCGTATCGGTTTAAACATAGAGCAAAAAACCGCAGATTTTATTGCCGCTGATCGCCGTCTTTCAAGCAACCATGAATTTGAACCAATCGTACAAAAAACAGCAGAAGAGTTTGGTTTAGAAACAGCTGAAATGCTGTTTTTCGATTCTATGTTGTTTGCTAATGACGAGCTGGTGCTTGGCTCTGTAAAGGCGGTATCTAGTGCTTACCCTCTAAAAGGCCAAGTCGAGTTAAAAGATAATCTCGAAGGGCAAAGTTACCCAATTCGTGGTGCACCAGAGCCAGGCACTTTATGGCTGAGTGAAGGCTTGTTTTACAGTATGGGCTTAAAAGTGGGTGATACCGTTGAGCTTGGTGCGGGTGAATTTACTGTGGCTAAAGTGCTCATGAGCGAGCCTGATGCGCCTTTGTTTTCTTTGGCGGGTAACAAGCGCGTCCTGCTGAACTATGTTGATATTGCAAGAACGCAAGCGGTACAGCCGGGTAGTCGTGTATTCCACCGTTTATTATTTGCAGGTTCAGAACAAGCTCTAACCGATTATTATGCGTGGCTAAAGCCACAACTAAAACCGAATCAAAGTTGGCAGGGAATAAAAGACAGGCAATCGCCACTTGGCGAAAATTTAGCCCGTGCTGAGCGTTTCTTATTACTTGCTGGTTTATTTGGGATAATGCTGGCAGCAGTAGCGATGGCGGTTTCAGCCAAGCGTTATTGTGAGCGCCAATACGACCCTGTGGCGATGATGAAAACCTTAGGTGGTAGCCGTGCAACAGTACGCAAAATCTTTCTTACTCACTTAACTTTGGTGACGTTATTCTCAATCGTGATAGGTCTAGTTATCGGTTCTATGCTGCAAAGTGTCGCCGCAGATTACCTAGCAAATTTTATGGATACGACGTTACCAGAAGCGGGTCTTAAGCCTTGGCTTTTAGCCGTATTCATTGGTCTTGTATGTGCTTTGATGTTCTCGCTTAAGCCACTATTAGATTTGTTCGACATTCCGCCGCTGCGAGTTTTACGCCGTAACCTTGGTGACAGTCTTGCGTTGAGTAAGGTACATATTGGTGTGTCGATTTTGACGATTTTCGTCTTAATGTGGCTGTTTAGTGGTCAAATCATCACAACATTGGTGCTGTTTGCATCTACTTTATTGGTGATTGGCGTGCTGTTTGGTATCTCTCGTTTAATCTTCGCTGCAGGTCGTAAACTTGGTCTTCGCCCAGGCTCTAGCTGGTCGCTTGCAATTGCAACACTGCAAAAACGTGCAAACACCAATGCGGTGCAGTTGATCACGTTTGCGCTCGCAATAAAGTTAATGCTGTTTTTAGTGGTCTTGAAAAACGACATGATCTCAGATTGGCAGATGCAGGTGCCAGAAGATGCGCCAAATATGTTTTTAATCAACATTGCAGAAGACGAAATCTCGCCGATCAAGCAGTATTTTGACGAGAATCAAATAACGCATGAAGCATTTTTCCCGGTATTTAATGCGCGTGTAAACGCAGTTAATGGTGAAGAGTTTGCGCGTCGAGTATCAAAACAAGAAGGTGAAGAGGAAGACGATAATGCCCGCCAAGGGGTTAACCGTGAGCCGAACTTAACGTGGTTAGACGAAGTGCCAGAGGGCAATGAAATCGTTGAAGGTGAATGGTTTAGTGGTTCAGAACGGTTAGAGGTCTCGGTATTCGATGGCTGGAAAGAGCGCCTTGATTTAAAGCTTGGCGATGAAATTGAGTTTTTAATCAATGAGCAAAAGTTCACAGCAACAGTTACTAGTTTCAGAACCGTAGATTGGGGCACGCTTAAGCCAAACTTTGTGATGATTTTAAGCCCTAACTTTGCCGGTAAAATACCGGTTACTTACTTCAGTGCTGCAAAGCTTGAGGCGCAACATACCAAAGGCATTAGCAAGCTGTTACAGCAGTACCCAACAATCAGTATGATTGATATTAAAAATCGTATTCAACAGGCGCAGTCGATGATATCTCAAGTGTCACTGGCCATAGGTTTTGTACTTATGATTGTATTGTTTAGTGGCGCGCTTGTGCTTATCTCTCAAGTGCAAGCAAGCCTTGCTGAGCGTATGCAAGAAGTGGTGATATTAAGAACCCTAGGGGCTAAAGGCAGTTTAATTAAACTTGCGACACTGTATGAGTTTTTATTGCTTGGTGCGATTGCAGGCGTTGTCGCTGCACTGGTGAGCGATATTGCTCTGTTAGTTATTCAGCAGCAACTCTTTGGTGTTGATGGTCGTTTACACCCTTATATTTGGGTGTTAGGGCCGTTAGCGGGTGCGAGTTTTGTGGCTTTCATAGGTTACTTTATGGTGGCAAAAACTATGCGGCAGAATACCCAGAAACTGCTACGTTCATTGGCTTAA